Proteins encoded in a region of the Drosophila sechellia strain sech25 chromosome 2L, ASM438219v1, whole genome shotgun sequence genome:
- the LOC6614592 gene encoding UDP-glucuronosyltransferase 1-3: MKLLPLALLAFLLRPEPNDAAQILGLFQHPGKSHFDFFRPMFLALSERGHNISMYSYFPLEKPVANYTDYVFQGMPLLTDIVDLRNFESEWKPLGLPFKVPTYFMLHDWGLRSCKVALNSPLIAQLLKSPIRYDVILLEHFSNDCMAAVAHLLNAPVIALSSCAIMPWHYKRMGSPFINPIMPMNFLPYTDEMSLIDRLNNFFHFHTVDTLYNTITQPATDALIGQRFGPGLPPINEIVKNTSLMLINQHYALTGPRPYAPNVIEVGGLQVGPIKPLPQHLLDLLDRSPNGVIYISWGSMVNSNTLPSAKRMALFQSISQLKEYNFVMRWKSLESLEDNKPSNLYTFDWLPQRDLLCHPKVRAFISHGGLLGTTEAVHCGVPMLVTPFYGDQFLNSGAVKQRGFGVIVDFRDFDTNHITRGLRIILDKKFAERVRRSSEAFRQRPIPPIELATWWIEHVIKNGGAPHIQSEARHINWIVYNSIDVLLFWLGILFLPFVALWKLIKIFKTAFCRGKISRDTKTKRQ, encoded by the exons ATGAAGTTGCTACCCCTGGCTTTATTGGCCTTTTTATTGAGACCGGAACCCAATGACGCGGCACAAATTTTGGGCTTGTTTCAACATCCCGGAAAGAGCCACTTTGACTTCTTCCGTCCCATGTTCTTGGCCTTGTCGGAGAGGGGTCACAACATCAGCATGTATAGCTATTTTCCACTGGAGAAACCAGTGGCCAACTACACGGATTACGTCTTTCAAGGAATGCCCCTGCTCACCGATATTGTGGACTTAAGG AACTTTGAATCCGAATGGAAGCCCCTGGGACTGCCGTTCAAGGTGCCCACCTACTTTATGCTTCACGATTGGGGTCTGCGATCCTGTAAGGTGGCCCTGAATTCACCCCTCATCGCCCAACTGCTCAAATCCCCCATTCGATATGACGTCATACTCCTGGAACATTTCTCCAACGATTGCATGGCAGCGGTGGCCCACCTGTTGAATGCACCTGTAATCGCATTGAGTAGCTGTGCGATAATGCCGTGGCACTACAAACGCATGGGCAGTCCGTTCATTAATCCCATCATGCCCATGAATTTCCTGCCCTACACTGATGAGATGAGTCTGATCGATCGCCTGAATAATTTCTTCCATTTCCACACCGTGGACACACTGTACAA CACGATTACCCAGCCAGCCACAGATGCTCTGATCGGCCAGAGATTCGGACCCGGACTGCCACCCATCAATGAGATCGTGAAGAATACGAGTCTGATGCTGATCAATCAGCATTACGCCCTAACCGGACCACGCCCCTATGCTCCAAATGTGATTGAAGTGGGTGGGCTGCAAGTGGGGCCGATAAAACCACTTCCACAA CACCTTCTAGATCTTTTGGATCGATCCCCCAATGGAGTAATCTATATCAGCTGGGGCTCCATGGTGAACAGCAATACTCTTCCTTCGGCCAAACGAATGGCGCTTTTCCAAAGCATTTCCCAACTTAAGGAGTACAACTTTGTCATGCGCTGGAAAAGTTTAGAATCTCTGGAAGATAACAAGCCGTCGAACCTCTACACCTTCGACTGGCTGCCCCAAAGGGATCTTTTGTGTCACCCGAAGGTCAGGGCTTTTATCTCCCATGGCGGACTTTTGGGCACCACGGAGGCGGTTCACTGTGGAGTTCCCATGCTGGTGACACCTTTCTACGGAGATCAGTTTCTCAACTCCGGCGCAGTGAAACAAAGAGGTTTCGGAGTTATTGTTGACTTCAGAGACTTCGATACAAATCACATAACCAGAGGACTTCGAATTATACTTGATAAAAA ATTCGCGGAAAGAGTTAGACGATCCAGCGAAGCCTTTCGCCAGCGTCCCATTCCTCCTATCGAATTGGCCACCTGGTGGATTGAGCATGTCATAAAGAATGGGGGAGCTCCACATATTCAAAGTGAAGCCAGACACATAAACTGGATCGTCTACAATTCCATCGATGTTCTCCTGTTCTGGCTGGGAATCTTATTTCTACCGTTTGTCGCCCTGTGGAAGCTCATAAAGATATTCAAAACAGCTTTTTGTCGGGGGAAAATCTCTAGAGATACTAAGACAAAGAGGCAATAA